Genomic DNA from Brassica rapa cultivar Chiifu-401-42 chromosome A04, CAAS_Brap_v3.01, whole genome shotgun sequence:
GGGCTCAGTATCCTCAGCAACAACACCAAGGGTTTATGCCATATCCGGTCTGTGACATGCAAGAAATGGTGCCTCCAACGGCTCTGATGATGAGTGGATTATCTGAAACACAACAAGTGCATGGGAGGAAGAGAGTGGCTTCATCAGGAGGAGAGTTTGTGGAGAGGATCGTGGAGAGGAAGCAGAAGAGGATGATCAAGAACAGAGAATCTGCATCACGTTCACGAGCTAGGAAACAGGCTTATACTCAAGAATTGGAGATCAAGGTCTCAAGCTTAGAAGAAGAAAACCAAAAGCTTAGGAGGCTAATGGTAAGAGAGAGTCCCCATCTCTTCTTGTTACTATGTTGTAGTTTCTGTTTAATGGGTAACCATTTTAATTAAGTGGtttctttttgattttgatgGCAGGAGGTGGAGAAGATCCTTCCAAGTGAACCACCACCGGAACCTAAGTGGAAGCTCAGGCGAACAAGCTCTGCTTCTTTCTGATCTTACAAGACTCTTTCTGTCTGTATTTCTTGTTCTTCTGTGTTGGTTCATATTAGAGAGAGATGCACCTTTgttatttgtatattttgtatacTTTATCTACTCAAAACAATGTCTTAAATTACATTTCCTTTCACAGCTGGTTTGAGAAAGTATGAATTTGACAACTGATTCCTAATTTGTAATTACTATGCTGATGCAGTGTCTAATCAGTTCTGTAATATCACTCtgcatcatgttttttttttttgtggaatgCAAATCAGATCCTAATGAATCATTTCTCTTTAGAGACTCTCGTCCCCTGTAAACGCAAGAAGGTGTTTATTGGTTGCCTCTAGAGTTGGGAGTTTGACTCTTGTTGGCTCAGAGGAGGAGCTTGAAGGAGAGAAGAGTATAACACATGTTTCAGACATTCCATTGTTGAAATCAACCACAGTCTCTAAGGTGTATATACTCTCTCCAGCTGCATAACCGCCCAACAGTTGATAAGATCTGTCTGATTGATCCATTGTCAAGCACATATCTTCTGAACCTATAACATCATCAACCAaccattcaattttttttatttcttgaattgtcaatatataaatacatttactGAAAAAAGGTTTCCTAAAACTCAAAATCAACAAGAAGTTGGTCTACTCGTTAAAACGTTGAGGTCTATGGACTCTACTAGAATTATTTTAACATGGTCTGCACCTCGAAATCGAAATGTACGGGTCTACGAGTCCCGAACCGTCattcattaacaaaaaaaaactgaaaacttaCAACCAGCGAGTTCGAGTTGTGTTTGATAAACGAATTCAAGAACAGCAGAGACATCTCTCTCGAATTCTTGAAACGGACCATCTTCAAAGTTCATCTTCCTTAGCTTGCATACTCCTTCTCCCAACTCCATCATCGCACCTTTATGATTCTACAAAACATTCATTTCATTACACAATCAAAATGTGGAtgaaagagagatagagagagagagactttacGTTGTTAAAGAGATGGTGGAATCCAACGGCACACTGAAGTATCCCATGGAACAGCGTCCGAGCTGGCTCCTCAGCTCGAATCCAGAGTGCTTCCAGCGCGTCGTGGCTTTTGTAATAGTCTCTCTTGTTGAAGAGAGAGACAGCTTCCTCAAAGCTCCAGTCCTCTTCAttctcgtcttcttcttcatcttcttcaaagTTGTCGTTGTATCTGACGATGGACCGTCGACTGAAACGGACGCGTAATGAAGAGAGTCTTGTGGAGGTGAGAATAGCTGAAGCAGTAGTAATAGAGAGTGGAGGTAAAGGAAGCGAAGAGATGAATGAAGAAGATGGGAGAAGCGTACAAGAAGAAGGAAGCTGGATATGTGTAGGAGATGCAGCCATGAATGTTCTACTCAAAGTCAAAGGTGGAGAACGAGGAGACTATACTGCATGGTTCTGGTTGATCCCCTGCTTCCGCCATGTTTGTGGTCACCGTTTACTAACAGTTTAAACATTGGGCTATATTTGGGCTTTTATAATATCCTATAAGGCCCATTATTATTTATAGCgtagcaatttttttttgtgatttacCTTCTTCTTTGTTATATCACACTTGCACAGTCTGAACTCTTGCTTACCATTAAATTAATACATTAGTATCACCATAACTGAAACTCAAAGATATTGTAAAATCTAAACCATTCTCATTGCAAAATCTTGATCAGATCTTAGGAATAAAATTAAtacaaaaagagagaaaaactgTATCTCAAGAGTTGGTAAGATACTCTATAAATACTTTTATGAAACATATTTATTGTTGagtaattttcattttattttaaaactaaatttttataacaaacataaaatagaaatagcattcatctataaattaaaaaaaaaacatatagcaTTCATCTCTTTGAGAGGAATGTATCAGAATGAAATTCACttctatttttagaatttttttttgagaaaatgtaGAGGTGAGTTGAAGATCTATGCCACCTCTAATACCAAAAAAGAATCAATGAACTATACAGTTATGATACATGGTGACCTAATTAAGTACACTTGACAAATATTCCAAACTCTATATCAACCTTTTCCCCACCAATATGTATTTTTTCCAAAAaagtaattttgtttttgtaaaacaCTATTTAAATATCAAcgtcatattaataaaatattaatctacAGTGCCCATCTACTCTCTCATTTTACGTATATATAATCCATCTTTTAGGACAGAACCCACCGAAAGCTCCACAAACtccattaaaaacaaaacaaggcggcgcaaaagaagaagcaagaagatgCAACCAGAGACCTCAGATCAGATGTTGTACTCTTTCCTTACCGGAAACGAAATCTCCGGGGGAGGATTCTCCGTTTCTGGGGACTACATGTCAACTATGCAGAGCTTATGTGGGTCGTCTTCATCGACGTCATCTTATTATCCACTAGCGATCTCAGGCATCGGAGAAACGGTTGCTCAAGATAGAGCTCTTGCTGCTTTGAGGAATCACAAAGAAGCTgagcgaagaagaagagagagaattAATTCTCATCTCAACAAGCTCCGTAACGTGCTCTCTTGTAACTCCAAGGTAATCTGaattttaattcttattcatatACTTTTATATGgcttatatgtatataaaatccATACACATACATAAATACGAGCGTATAtcttatcaataaaaaaaattaatgggtGTTAGGGTTTTGCATCTTCAATATTacatttttagaaaattcttATGTTCCATTCGATTTGGTGTATGTAAGCTCATGAATACTATATATTTTCATGATAtcttcttataatttttttagtttcagttgaatctttttaatttgtgtatttcctacaaacacacacatatattaACAAATATGATACATCGTTGTCATTCTATGTAACTCCACAAAGATCGATGTTTTTGAATGAATTAGTGTTTCTGAATATTCAAAACTTGGGAGTAGTGAAAAGATATATAAGACGAGGAAGAAATCCTAAAGCtttattgcttttttttttgaaatctcGTTGGGATGATAGTATATCACTTTTTGGGAAAGTTGTCAAGCTTTTTCagtttatttgatatgatatgatatgatatgaaCAACTTCTTGAtccaaaactcaaaaaaatgttcttttctatatatctaaaatattcaTTTGTAATTTCACGTTTTCATTTCAGACTGATAAAGCCACACTGCTGGCCAAAGTGGTTCAACGAGTCAAAGAACTTAAACAACAAACCCTAGAGATCACTGACTCCGACCAAACTCTTCTACCCTCAGAGACTGACGAGATTAGCGTTCTACACTATGGAGACTACTCAAACGACGGTCACATAATCTTCAAAGCATCTTTATGTTGTGACGACAGATCAGATCTCTTGCCTGACATCATGGAGATTCTTAAGTCTCTTCACATGAAGACTCTTCGAGCTGAGATCTCAACTCTTGGTGGTCGAACAAGAAGTGTTCTCGTCGTAGCTGCCGACAAAGAGATGCACGGCGTCGAGTCTGTGCATTTCTTACAGAACGCTCTCAAGTCGCTGCTCGAGCGGTCAAGCAAGTCTTTGATGGAACGTAGTTCTGGTGGTAGTGGTGGAGGAGAACGGTCAAAACGTCGTCGTGCGCTGGATCACATCATAATGGTGTGAGATGATGAGAGTACACTAAAAAAGTCTTTACTTGATTTTACTTATAGGGTATGATCATAATTAACTTGGTTATAATTACCAaagccttttttatttttcctaCTTTATAAATGTTCTATGGTTTTAGTTATAAGTCGTGGGAGTGTAAGCAAATGTTGTAAGTAGGTTTGGtgtgttctttttcttttctttttcaagaaaaagaaaaagataatatatataaagaatatttTCATGCTATTTttccatttattattttgtttgagttgTTGGTGTGAGGACTACTAGGGTTTTGAGATATGTGAGAATATTTGTCGACGTAGGAGAATCTAAGTAACAGGTGTGATTGGTGAAGTCCAAAAGAAACTAGACTTTGATATATTACACTATCTATATGTGAATATGTATATAAGTACATGGTGAATAGAAGTCTATGTTTGTATGCTGTGAGTTTCGAAGACCCTTATGTCACCTTTGTCCCCAAATGAATCCAGTCTCCCCTCCCTTTCTTTGTTCATGTCTTTCTAAATGTGTACATTTGACCACATTTTTCAGTCCGAAGAATATAAACAGGGCCTGATTTTCTTtcgtatttatatttaataaattatataacgcAACTTATTTTATGCATGTGATTGTGACGAACTACTTTACTGATAGTTAGTTGAGATTTAGCGAATATTTAGTCTACGAGTTTATAAAGTAATAGGGGATAACATACACACACATGTATAGATGTGCTTAAGCATTTCCCCATTGGCACTAGACTTCGTCTCGACTCCtctagaaatatataaaatatgggctatacaaaaaaatgttacgTATTCAAATCGTATAAGCCTTCCTAATAGCATTCTATATTTAAGTGCGTATTTATACAAGCAAATATGTATAAATACGTgtgggaatatatatatatatgttatgattaccataaaaagaaatatatatgttatcTTCCATAACGTGAACATTTTTTTACATAACACGAGCATTTGTATTGCCCccataaaatgttattttaatacATTTCTGAACATCTGTTTAGCTGGGGATGAATAACCTAAATGGCATATTCACACACTGATTCTTTGTAGAAATATAGTGGCCTAGTGGTTGAACAATTCCAGTGTAAGAAACTATACgtttttgttgtttcaaaaATAGGACATATGGTGATGGTTTAACCAACTCGATATTCAAACTAATTAGTGGAAACCAATTTATGGTGTTCTAACGGTTAaatgattcattttaaaattacagaaaataagCATTCCAATATGTCTCTTCATTTTAACCACGGTTGGTTATTATGTGTGTTTTAAATGACAAGAATATATAAATGCTCACAAGTTTGGAGATTATTTTCGTTTGAGATCTCCTAATAGTAACTAGACCCTCCTAAATGGTAATAAAATGTAATATGGAGAAAGAAGGGTGACAATGTGGGATTAAAGGAAGGGAGGCGTGAGAAAAGGTCACTGACAAAAGGAAGGAAAATTGATGGGCCATTGGCTCTATGAGACAAAAAGGACCGACTCTTCTCATCACTCTCCCTTTTATAATTGTTTCTCTAATCTTTTTGGAGAATTTGAGAAACGAATAAAATATTGAAGAAAactaagagaagaagaagaataaaaggTGGAGAAAGTTTGTCCATGGAGCGTGATAGTTTTGGGGCAGCTGGTGTCCCCTCTATACTCAACCTCTCGACCAAAAAGTATGATTTTATAGAAACCTTTATAGCTTTGGcactattttattatcattaaagttttaaaaattccttttgaagtttatgggTATTGTGACAAGAGGCAATCATTAACCTCACACGTTAGTGTCTCATTGTGTGAACATGTGCATCCCCCTTACTTATCTTACCACACAATTTTGACCATCCTATTTCCTTTTTGAATATAGCGAatatttcttttgtgtttttttacTTCTATTTTATTTACATGTCACAAAGAAGCTAATATGAGGccatctccaacccaactccaaaacactattttagtgtgattttGACACAAAAACCTTCTCCAacccaa
This window encodes:
- the LOC103865860 gene encoding uncharacterized protein LOC103865860 yields the protein MAASPTHIQLPSSCTLLPSSSFISSLPLPPLSITTASAILTSTRLSSLRVRFSRRSIVRYNDNFEEDEEEDENEEDWSFEEAVSLFNKRDYYKSHDALEALWIRAEEPARTLFHGILQCAVGFHHLFNNNHKGAMMELGEGVCKLRKMNFEDGPFQEFERDVSAVLEFVYQTQLELAGCSEDMCLTMDQSDRSYQLLGGYAAGESIYTLETVVDFNNGMSETCVILFSPSSSSSEPTRVKLPTLEATNKHLLAFTGDESL
- the LOC103865863 gene encoding transcription factor bHLH106; translated protein: MQPETSDQMLYSFLTGNEISGGGFSVSGDYMSTMQSLCGSSSSTSSYYPLAISGIGETVAQDRALAALRNHKEAERRRRERINSHLNKLRNVLSCNSKTDKATLLAKVVQRVKELKQQTLEITDSDQTLLPSETDEISVLHYGDYSNDGHIIFKASLCCDDRSDLLPDIMEILKSLHMKTLRAEISTLGGRTRSVLVVAADKEMHGVESVHFLQNALKSLLERSSKSLMERSSGGSGGGERSKRRRALDHIIMV